From Balneola sp. MJW-20:
TACCTGGTGTTGCATCAGTTTCAACAAATCGCAGGTCGCCTTCAGGATTCTCTGCCATCAGGATCATTCCTTTGCTTTCAACTCCCATGAGTTTTTTTGGAGCCAGGTTAGCAACTACACAAACCTGCTTGCCTATAAGCTCATCAGGTTTATAGAATTTTGCGATTCCTGAAACGATCGTTCGTTTCTCAACTCCAATATCTACGGTAAATTTGAGCAGCTTATTTGATTTCTCGATCTTTTCTGCTGTGAGAATTTTCCCCGCTCTTAGATCAAGTTTCATGAAATCATTGAATTCGATATTGTCTCTGAGTTCCGGAAGATCAACGGCGTCTTCGTTCTCAGCTGCTCTATTTTCAAGTTTTTCCAATTGTGCTTCTATTTCTTCGTCTTCAATTTTTTCAAAAAGGATCTTTCCTGTGGATATGTTATGGTCTTTTGGAAGTATACCTGCTTTGATGTTACTCCAGCTGAATTCATCAGATAAGCTGAGCTGACTTCTTATTTCAGCAGCTGAATCAGGAATAAAAGGCTCTAATAGCATTGACAATGCAGCACAGATCTGAAGACTGACATTCAATGTGTTGCCGCAGCTCACAGGGTCGTCTTTTCTGCTCTTCCATGGTTCTGTTTCTGTGAAGTAACGGTTACCGATTCTCGCAAGCTCCATAGTTTCGGATAAGGCTTCCTTAAAACGAAATCTTTCCAGTGAGTCAGTTATTTTATCTTTTTGGCCTTCAATTAATTGAAGCGTTTTTCTATCTAAATCTGAAGGCTCAATAAGTTCCGGAACTTTAGATTCTGCATATTTATCAGTAAATGACAAGGCACGAAACACGAAGTTACCTAGTACATCAGCAAGCTCATTATTGACTCTTGACTGGAATTCTTTCCATGAAAAATCTGCATCCTTAGTTTCCGGGAGGGTAGAACCCAATGCATATCTCAGCAGGTCAGGTTTAAAATCTTCAAGATATTCATGTAACCATACCGCCCATCCGCGGGAGGTTGATAACTTCTTTCCTTCCAGGTTCAGAAATTCATTAGCGGGCACATTCTTTGGTAATACATAGTCGCCATGTTCCATAAGGAGAATCGGAAACATAATGCAATGGAATACAATGTTATCCTTTCCGATGAAATGATATAGTTCGGTATTCTGATCCTGCCAGAAATCCTTCCATTTATCAACCTCTCCGGAAGCTTTTGCCCATTCTTTTGTGGCAGAGATATATCCAATGGGTGCGTCAAACCAAACATATAATACTTTTCCTTCTCCACCTTCTACCGGAACCGGTACTCCCCAGCTCAGATCACGCGTTGCGGCACGATCAGAAAGGCCATCATTAAGCCAGGACCTAACCTGGCCGGTAACATTAGCTTTCCATCCGTCCCAGGTATCCACCCATTCTTCTAGTTTAGGTTGAACCTCACCAAGTGGCATATACCAGTGAGTGGTCTCTTTTAGCTCCGGAACCTCACCACTTAAAGCGCTTACGGGGTTCTTTAATTCGGTAGGAGATAGGGAAGTACCACAGTTCTCACACTGATCACCATAAGCCTCTTCAAATCCGCAATTTGGACAAGTTCCCTTAACATATCGGTCAGGCAAGAACATGTCTTTTTTGGGATCATAAAGCTGTTTTTCCACTTTCTTTTTAAAGAACCCCTGTTCATACAGTTTTTTAAAGAATTCCTGAGAAGTTTCCCGATGAGTATCTGAGCTGGTTCTTCCGTAATAATCAAAAGAGATACCAAATTCCTCAAAAACCTCTTTATTCATCTTGTGGAAGCGATCCACGATATCCTGAGGTTTTTTTCCGGCTTTTTCTGCAGCAATAGTGATCGCTACTCCGTGTTCATCGGATCCGCAAATGAATGCGACATCCGCACCGGTAAGTCGTTTATAGCGAACATAAAAATCAGCGGTAAGGTAAGCTCCTGCAAGGTGGCCCAAATGAATGGGACCGTTTGCATAAGGAAGGGCAGAGGTAACAAGGATCTTCTGGTCTGTAGACATCGATAAATTTTTCTTGATTTGGTCGAAGATAAGAAATGCTGTGTTTATTGTATAAAGTTGATATTTAATTATCCTGCCATACTTTTGATAGAACTCCATAGAGCATAACCCCGGCAGCAACTGAGACATTAAGTGAATGCTTGTGTCCAAATTGAGGTATCAACACAAATTCATCTATAAGCCTCATGATCTCATCATCAATTCCAGTTACTTCGTTGCCTAATACCAGAATTAATTTATCACTACCGGATATCTTGATCTCAGGTAGTGCGATACTGTGGGTGGTTTGTTCAAGACCGATAACCCGGTATGATCTTTTTTTCATTTCACTAAGATAAGTATCGATCTCATCTACATACTTCCATTTCACAAATTCTTCGGCACCGATCGCAGTTTTTGAGATCTCTGGTCGGGGAGGAACAGGAGAATAACCGGAAATTATGATCTCACCCACCCCAAAAGCATCTGCTGAGCGGAATACTGAACCTACATTATGCATAGACCGTATATTATGAACGATCAGTTTGAGGTCTCTTAAGGCGGAAGGGGTCTTTCTGGATAAATTCTGATTTAAGATCTGTTTTGTTGTTAACTTGGCCATCGAAAAAATTCAGAGGGTTAAAAAGGTTGATCAACGTTGAGGAAGTGATTCTACACAAACTATTCCTATGACCAAAAACAGTAAAGCTGCACTTACATTTATTTTCATTACTGTATTAGTGGATGTGATCGGCCTTGGTATAATTATTCCGGTAATGCCGGATCTTATCATGGAGTTGATTGGGCAAGGACTTAGCACAGCATCATTATACGCTGGATGGATCACTTTTACCTATGCCGCTACCCAGTTTATCTTTGCTCCGGTGATCGGTGCATTGAGTGATCAGTATGGAAGAAGACCAGTCCTTCTATTTTCTTTGCTGGGTTTCGGGATCGGTTACATTCTCATCGGACTAGCACCAGGAATTATCTGGTTGTTTGCAGCCCGTTTCATTTCAGGGATCACAGGAGCAAGTTTCACAACAGCAAGTGCATATATAGCAGATATAAGCACCCCGGTAGAAAAAGCTAAAAACTTTGGACTCATTGGTGCTGCTTTTGGACTGGGATTTATTATCGGGCCGGTAGTCGGCGGACTTCTTGGCGAATTTGGCTCCAGAATCCCATTTTATGGTGCTGCTGCTCTAACTCTTGCAAATGCTCTGTTTGGCTTTTTTGTACTGCCTGAGTCATTAAATACAGAGAACAGACGACTTTTCAACTGGAAAAGAGCGAACCCACTCGGTTCACTAAAACAGATCAGCAGATATCCAACCGTCCGGGGACTCATCATCGTATTCTTTTTTTTATATGTGTCAAGCCATGCTCCTCAAAGCACCTGGACCTATTATACTATGCTTAAGTTTGAATGGGACGTATTAACGGTGGGGCTTTCATTAGGTGCCGTGGGGTTGTTGGTGGCAATCGTGCAAGGAGGATTAACCAGAGTTGTTATTCCCAGGATCGGAGAGAACAGAACGGTGTATATGGGGTTAAGCTTTTATTTTTTAGGATTTCTTGCCCTGGCTTTTGCTCCGAATAGTTTCTCAATGTTCATTGCCATTATACCATACAGTCTTGGAGGTTTTGCAGGTCCTGCACTGCAGGGAATCATCTCCAACGAAGTACCTGATAATGAACAAGGCGAATTGCAGGGAGGGCTAACTTCATTAATAAGTTTATCTGCAATTTTCGGCCCTCCGATAATGACGAATTTGTTTGGCTTTTTTACTTCAGAAATATCTCCTGTGCAGTTTCCAGGGGCTCCTTTCATGCTGGGTGCTGTGTTAATACTGGGTGCAGTAATATGGACAACCCGCACACTCTCTTTCTCTGATACAGGAACGGTAAGTTCAGATTAGCGGCAAGCAAGTTGAACTAAATAAATATTAGACAAACACGGGCTATCACCTTATTTTAAAGTCATATGAAATTAAATTGAAAGCATCTGCAAGGCAGATCGCTTTTTTTGTTTGTCTGAATGAATAAAACCAACAGGTATGAGTAAAGTACAATATCTCTCTCAGGAAGGATTTGATAAGCTGGAAGCCGAATTAAAAGATCTGAAGACCAGAGGTCGAAAAGAGATCGCTGAAGATATCGCAGAGGCCAGAGCTAAGGGTGATCTGAGCGAGAATGCCGAATATGATGCTGCTAAAGAAGCACAGGGGCACCTGGAAGACAGGATTACTAAACTGGAAGATGCCCTTGCTAATGCCAGAGTCCTTGATGCTAATGAACTGGACCTCTCACAGGTTCGGATATTAACAACTGTTACTATTTTAAATAAAAAGGTTGGTAAGGAGATGAAATATACCCTTGTCAGTCCTAATGAAGCAGATTTCGCAGCCGGAAAGATCTCCGTTGAATCTCCGATCGGGAAAGCATTGATCGGAAAAGCGATCGGTGAAACCGTCCACGTGGATGTACCTGCAGGGAAACTGGAACTTGAAATACTGGATATTCAGGTCTGAACCCTTGACCAAATGAAAAAACTCATTGATGTTTACCCTTATCGGATCACAGAGAACGGAGTCAAATTTCTGGTATTCCTGAGATCTAAAAAAAAGATATACGCTGATCAGTGGCGGATGATAGGGGGTAAAGTTGATGAAAATGAGAGCTACTGGAAAGCTGCACTGAGAGAATTGAATGAAGAGACCGGCCTGGTTCCTGACCATTTCTGGGTAGTGCCTTCTGTGAATACTTTTTATGAAGCAGCCTCTGACATGATCCATCATATTCCTGCTTTTGCGGCTCAAATACCTGCCAACGAAGAAATCCAGTTAAATGAGGAACATACTTCGTATAAGTGGATCTCAGCTGACGAGGTACAGTTATATTTAAGGTGGCCTGAACAACAACGACTAATCCGGTTGATACAAACCATACTAGAGGATCCTTCAAACAGACTCTTACCTGAATGGGAAATAGCACTTTAAAATATCTTATTGCAGGTCTTTTCCTGTTATTCATGATCCCTGACCTGAGAGCCCAGGATAATTCCTATAATATCACTCCTTACCCTGATCTATGGTTTAATTCGACAGATGGCATCAGAGTTGGAATAAGGTTATTAGGAGAGCAGGAGGGGACCTTCAAAGACGGACCTCATCGATTAGATTTTGGGATATGGGGAGCCTCAAAATGGCCGGAAAATCCTTTATCGTATTATGTGAGTTTTACAGAACCAATCTCGTTCTGGTCATCTTCCGGAAATGAACTGAATATACAATTGATCTCATCCGTAAGGACTGGTTTTATCGATCATGGCGCCGTTCTTAATAAAAGATTTCAGGATGGGTTCAATGAGTTGAATTACTTCAGAATCTCTGCCTCATACAGGCAACAGAAACTATTTAATAATTCATATCCCGTTTTTGAGCAGCTTTGGCAAAGTGATTGGAAAAGTCTTTTAGGGATTCAATTATTTCGATCAAAAGAATATCAATCCGGTGTACAGACCATGCAGGCTGATATGCTCTATAATGTATCTCCGGTCAGCTCATCTTTTTTCAAAATAACGGCAGATATCAGACAGACTTTCGAAATCAGCAATGGATTTGAAGTCGGAATAAGAGCCTATGGCGGAACAAGCAGCAAGGATGTTCTTCCGGAGTTCGGTTTTGGAATGAATTTTCATGATATGAACTCATGGATGGATAGCGGTCTGATGAGGGCCGGGGGGACTGTGCCGGTAAGTTTAATTGAAAACGGACATTTTCAGTATGCCTCTGGACCAAATCTCCGTGGATATGCATCACAGGAAATGAAGTTATTAAGCTCAGGTGCCGTTGTCTATTATAATTCAACAGCTGCTATGAATCTGGAAATTGAATATCCCAATCCCGTAAACAATTTATGGAAAGATAGTATCGTAGAAGACATATTACATTTTAAGACCTATGGATTTGCGGATGCAGGAATCTTTTCAACCGAATTAGTAGATGAAGGTGTGAGCAACTTTGATGACAGCAGAACGCTTGCCGATGCAGGTGCAGGCTTCCAGTTATCTCTTAACATTCCGGATTACCTGGGAAATGACCGGGGGATCGCTATTCGATATGAAATACCTCTGTGGCTATCAGATCCGGAAGGTAATGATGCATCCTTTAAATTCAGAAGCCTCATTGGAATCGGAACAATCATTGATTTTTAAAAATGAAAGTACTGGTAATAAATTGCGGGAGTTCCTCAATAAAATATCAACTGATCAATACCGAGGAGCAAAGAACCCTGTGTAAAGGTCTTGTTGAACGGATCGGCGCGGTCACATCTATTATCAAACAAGAGTTTGAAAATGAGAAACCCGTAAAGATGACACTGGTTCTCGAGGATCATGCAGCCGCTCTGAAAAAAATGATGGAATTGCTGATCGAGGCTAATAATGACCATCTCAATTCACTGGAAGAGATTGAAGCTGTCGGACACCGGGTAGTCCATGGGGGAGAAATGTTCAAAGATTCAGTAATGATCGATGATGATGTCGAAGAGGCCATACAGCAGGCATTTGACATTGCGCCTTTGCATAACCCTCCGAATCTGGACGGTATACGGGCAGCAAAAAAACACTTACCGGATGTGCCTCATGTTGCCGTATTTGATACTGCATTTCATCATTCTATACCTCAACATGCATTTTTGTACGGAATTCCCAACAGACTCTATCGCAGGTACAAGATAAGACGGTATGGATTCCACGGTACTTCCCATTACTATGTAAGCCGGAAGTATTATCAGTTGTCGGAAACCCCAAAGCATAAGTCCAAGATCATAAGCTGCCATCTCGGTAATGGGTGTTCCATCACAGCAATTGAAAATGGTAATTCTGTTGATACCAGTATGGGGTTTTCCCCCTTAGAGGGACTCGTAATGGGTACCCGAAGCGGAGACATTGATCCCTCCATTGTCTTTTACCTTATAGAGAAAGAGGAACTATCGCTTGCGAATGTGCATGCTCTGCTGAACAAACATAGCGGATTATTAGGTCTCAGCGGTTATGCAGCCGATATGAGAGACCTCCTGCAGGAGGCAGAAGACGGAGACCGCAGGTGCAGAGAGGCTATTGAGGTATTCTGTTATCGTGCCAAGAAATATATCGGCTCATATATTGCAGCTATGAATGGAGTAGACGCAATTATTTTTACCGGAGGAATAGGTGAGAATGCTCCGTTGATCCGGGAGAAGATCTTACACAATCTGGATTATGCCGGTGTTCACCTGGATAAGCATATGAACGAAAACCCCCATCCTGAAAAAGACCTTTCAACCTCGGAAGGTACTGTTGACCTCAGAGTCATACCTACAAATGAAGAAATGGTAATTGCCATTGACGCAGCCAAAATTGCTGTAGCCTCCAAACAAACACCCTGGGCTTAATGAAAAAGATCCTTCTCCTCATATTGATGGTAAGCTTTTCTGCCGCCTGTTCAACTACCAGCTGGGTAGTCATCAATGAGGATGAGATAGATTATCAGGATTTTGAGCTACTTGATTCTGATTTCTTTCTGGAGAGCTCAAATAATATAAGTGCGAATCAACCGGGCATAACCTTTACTCTGAAAACTGCCAATACTTATGAGTATGCTCAACGCATCAAAACAGAAAGATACATTCAGCGATATAAGCCAAGAACCGGTTATGTGATAGTGGGACTCATGGGTGCATCACTCGCGACCTATGCTGCGTATTCTGATCAGCTGATACAACAACCAAGTAACAGTCAGAAAGCGACGTTATTAAGTGCTGGTGCCCTTATGACCGGCATCTCATTGCTAAATATGAAAGAAAACGGTGCTCCAACCAAAACCGGTGAAACAAAGTTGTTACGAAAGTCAGGAAGTATTGTGATGAAAGATACAGCCTTAGCTAAACCATATCTTACTGAGAAACCGATGGTGCGTATTACATTCGACGGAAGTCTTTTGGTTGAGGAGCAGCAAAGGGAATTCAGTGACAATCAGATCTTCATTAACCTGGCAGAAGAACTCGATCCGGAATTTTTCCCCACCGAACCTGTACATCCCGTTAGAATTTCTGCATCATATGGAGAAGATACTACTACGGTAGATATTCCTGTTTCATCCATATTTGAAAAGTTCGCGATCGTTACGAATAGTGTAACTCCTTTGAGAAATGAACCCTCAACAGACGATTCAAGTATCCTTACCGAGCTTGCTTCAGGTTCACAGCTTAAATATGTTTCTCAGGACAGTAACTGGGTCCGTGTCTTATACGGGATCTCTGAAACATTCATATCAACGGATGATGTTGAAATCATCTGGCGTCCGTCAGCCTTTGCCTCTGATCTTTCCGTGATAACTGTTCCAAACGTACCTTTTGGGTCAGTAGATGTGGAAAGAAACCTCAGACTGATTAGAAACGGACGTTCCACCGCACATAAAGGTGTGATCATATCGAACTCCAATTATGAATCACCCATTCACCCTAAAAGGATCTATGGTGAGAGGGATCTAAGGCTGGTTCAAGAGCTATATAAACAATCATTGAATATTACGGAATCGGACATCCTCACATTTCAGGATATAAATAATGAAGCATCATTTTCGAAAATATCGACGGACTTAAATGATCAGATCGCTGATAGAGATTCCGTCCTGATTCTTTATATCAGCGGTTACGCTGAAGTTATAGATTCGGAATTATATTTTATTGGTACATCTGACCGCAATGATCAAAGATCTGTACTACCACTTTCTGATCTTTTTGTGTCATTGGCCGAATTAAATATTGAACAAATTCATGTGATAGCTGATCTGGATATTATCAGTCCACTACCTCAAAACGAAGTTTTAAGCTTGCTCAGTCAAAAGATCACGGAGAAGAAAGTCAACAGTGTAGTGTTATTTTCCTCCGGAACTGACCAGAGATCGGGATGGTATTCATCCAGTAATGGAGAACAAAACAGGCATAGTATATTTACTTATTACTTTGCTAAAGGTCTGAAAGAAGGAATAAGCAGATATAACTCACTGTATAATTACCTGGAGAGAAATGTTCCTTTCACATCCAGAAGTATATATGACCGCCCACAGAATGTCCTGATCTATGGAAATAACCGATTAGACCTGGCAAAATAATGGGCTACCTTTTTATTGCCGCAAGTGTTTTCTGTTCGCTGTGCATAGCCCAGCTCCTGAAAATAGGGGAGCAAAAAAAACACAATGTTCTGAACATATTGGTGATCAATTATGGTGTGGCCTTTCTGGTAAGTTTTTTCACTTCGATTGAGTTCAAAGACGGTTTTTCAGCACTAGGTGATATTGAAGTGATCATTTTTGTTTCAGTAATACTCCTGGGTATCATGTTCATTGGTAATATGGTTTTATACTCCAGATCTATCGATCGGGTTGGCATGGGTATCAGTATAGCAGCTATGAGAACATCCCTGGTATTTCCGATAGCTTTGTCCATATTCCTGTATGCAGAATTCTTAAGCAATTATAAATACCTTGGAATTGCATTGGCTTTCATCGCTTTATATATGATGCTTCCGGAAGTAAACTGGAAAAAGCTGAGGGATCACAAAAGCTTACTATTAC
This genomic window contains:
- the metG gene encoding methionine--tRNA ligase gives rise to the protein MSTDQKILVTSALPYANGPIHLGHLAGAYLTADFYVRYKRLTGADVAFICGSDEHGVAITIAAEKAGKKPQDIVDRFHKMNKEVFEEFGISFDYYGRTSSDTHRETSQEFFKKLYEQGFFKKKVEKQLYDPKKDMFLPDRYVKGTCPNCGFEEAYGDQCENCGTSLSPTELKNPVSALSGEVPELKETTHWYMPLGEVQPKLEEWVDTWDGWKANVTGQVRSWLNDGLSDRAATRDLSWGVPVPVEGGEGKVLYVWFDAPIGYISATKEWAKASGEVDKWKDFWQDQNTELYHFIGKDNIVFHCIMFPILLMEHGDYVLPKNVPANEFLNLEGKKLSTSRGWAVWLHEYLEDFKPDLLRYALGSTLPETKDADFSWKEFQSRVNNELADVLGNFVFRALSFTDKYAESKVPELIEPSDLDRKTLQLIEGQKDKITDSLERFRFKEALSETMELARIGNRYFTETEPWKSRKDDPVSCGNTLNVSLQICAALSMLLEPFIPDSAAEIRSQLSLSDEFSWSNIKAGILPKDHNISTGKILFEKIEDEEIEAQLEKLENRAAENEDAVDLPELRDNIEFNDFMKLDLRAGKILTAEKIEKSNKLLKFTVDIGVEKRTIVSGIAKFYKPDELIGKQVCVVANLAPKKLMGVESKGMILMAENPEGDLRFVETDATPGSQIS
- a CDS encoding TrmH family RNA methyltransferase, with translation MAKLTTKQILNQNLSRKTPSALRDLKLIVHNIRSMHNVGSVFRSADAFGVGEIIISGYSPVPPRPEISKTAIGAEEFVKWKYVDEIDTYLSEMKKRSYRVIGLEQTTHSIALPEIKISGSDKLILVLGNEVTGIDDEIMRLIDEFVLIPQFGHKHSLNVSVAAGVMLYGVLSKVWQDN
- a CDS encoding SH3 domain-containing protein produces the protein MKKILLLILMVSFSAACSTTSWVVINEDEIDYQDFELLDSDFFLESSNNISANQPGITFTLKTANTYEYAQRIKTERYIQRYKPRTGYVIVGLMGASLATYAAYSDQLIQQPSNSQKATLLSAGALMTGISLLNMKENGAPTKTGETKLLRKSGSIVMKDTALAKPYLTEKPMVRITFDGSLLVEEQQREFSDNQIFINLAEELDPEFFPTEPVHPVRISASYGEDTTTVDIPVSSIFEKFAIVTNSVTPLRNEPSTDDSSILTELASGSQLKYVSQDSNWVRVLYGISETFISTDDVEIIWRPSAFASDLSVITVPNVPFGSVDVERNLRLIRNGRSTAHKGVIISNSNYESPIHPKRIYGERDLRLVQELYKQSLNITESDILTFQDINNEASFSKISTDLNDQIADRDSVLILYISGYAEVIDSELYFIGTSDRNDQRSVLPLSDLFVSLAELNIEQIHVIADLDIISPLPQNEVLSLLSQKITEKKVNSVVLFSSGTDQRSGWYSSSNGEQNRHSIFTYYFAKGLKEGISRYNSLYNYLERNVPFTSRSIYDRPQNVLIYGNNRLDLAK
- the greA gene encoding transcription elongation factor GreA, yielding MSKVQYLSQEGFDKLEAELKDLKTRGRKEIAEDIAEARAKGDLSENAEYDAAKEAQGHLEDRITKLEDALANARVLDANELDLSQVRILTTVTILNKKVGKEMKYTLVSPNEADFAAGKISVESPIGKALIGKAIGETVHVDVPAGKLELEILDIQV
- a CDS encoding NUDIX pyrophosphatase — protein: MKKLIDVYPYRITENGVKFLVFLRSKKKIYADQWRMIGGKVDENESYWKAALRELNEETGLVPDHFWVVPSVNTFYEAASDMIHHIPAFAAQIPANEEIQLNEEHTSYKWISADEVQLYLRWPEQQRLIRLIQTILEDPSNRLLPEWEIAL
- a CDS encoding TCR/Tet family MFS transporter, whose product is MTKNSKAALTFIFITVLVDVIGLGIIIPVMPDLIMELIGQGLSTASLYAGWITFTYAATQFIFAPVIGALSDQYGRRPVLLFSLLGFGIGYILIGLAPGIIWLFAARFISGITGASFTTASAYIADISTPVEKAKNFGLIGAAFGLGFIIGPVVGGLLGEFGSRIPFYGAAALTLANALFGFFVLPESLNTENRRLFNWKRANPLGSLKQISRYPTVRGLIIVFFFLYVSSHAPQSTWTYYTMLKFEWDVLTVGLSLGAVGLLVAIVQGGLTRVVIPRIGENRTVYMGLSFYFLGFLALAFAPNSFSMFIAIIPYSLGGFAGPALQGIISNEVPDNEQGELQGGLTSLISLSAIFGPPIMTNLFGFFTSEISPVQFPGAPFMLGAVLILGAVIWTTRTLSFSDTGTVSSD
- a CDS encoding acetate/propionate family kinase, which gives rise to MKVLVINCGSSSIKYQLINTEEQRTLCKGLVERIGAVTSIIKQEFENEKPVKMTLVLEDHAAALKKMMELLIEANNDHLNSLEEIEAVGHRVVHGGEMFKDSVMIDDDVEEAIQQAFDIAPLHNPPNLDGIRAAKKHLPDVPHVAVFDTAFHHSIPQHAFLYGIPNRLYRRYKIRRYGFHGTSHYYVSRKYYQLSETPKHKSKIISCHLGNGCSITAIENGNSVDTSMGFSPLEGLVMGTRSGDIDPSIVFYLIEKEELSLANVHALLNKHSGLLGLSGYAADMRDLLQEAEDGDRRCREAIEVFCYRAKKYIGSYIAAMNGVDAIIFTGGIGENAPLIREKILHNLDYAGVHLDKHMNENPHPEKDLSTSEGTVDLRVIPTNEEMVIAIDAAKIAVASKQTPWA